A segment of the uncultured Desulfobulbus sp. genome:
GGTGTGCTTTTGCTTTTTTCTATTATTCTGTCAACGGCCCTATAATAATCACGCTGTGCTTTCATATTGGAAAGATGACAATACCTCATGGTCGTTTTGATTCTTGTATGGCCGAGCAAATATTGAATGGTGACCAAATCTGCATCAGCATTGAGGAGTTGGGTTGCCATGGTATGCCGCAATTGGTGGCAGGAAACGGCTATCCCACTTTTCTTTGAATAGTACTCAATTCGTTTTTGGATGCCTCGAACCGATATGGGCTTTCCTTTAAGGGGGCCTTTCTCAACTAAAAAGACTTTCTGTTCATTCGTGTGAAACCTTATCCGCAAATACGCTGCCAGTGCGTCTGTGGCATCGTTGCTGATAAAAACGACCCTGTCCTTACCTCCTTTACCCGATTTGACCAGGATCCGGTTTCGTTGATAATCAATGGCATCGAGTGTGAGATCTGCCACCTCTTCAACTCTAAGGCCACAACGTAACATAAGCATAAATATTGCCTGATCCCGACTTCTGGTGACCACCTCAAAAAATCGCGGAATATCAACGTCCCTCAAATGCCGGGGTAACGGCTTGGCAACCCGTAGCAATAAACCTTTACCAACTGGATTATCCACCTTTATCTCTCCTTCGTCCTTCAGGAATTCGTAAAACATCCTGATAACGACAAGGTGTCCATTGATAGTCTGGGCAGAAATTTGATGTTGTAGTAGAAAATCGATATACCATTTTACATTCTCCCGTCTTGCTGCCTCGAGAGGAACCGGGAGCCATGCGAAGAACCTTTGCAGCCTATGCAGATAATTTTTTACGGTGTGAGGTGAATAATTTTTTCTCTTCAAATACCGCCTGTAATTGAGTACTGATTCTGTGAGATGCATTTTGCCCTCCTTTTTCAATAACGGTCATAGCACGGAGATATTCATTTTCACGTGTAGCATCTGATAGCCTTGCATAGCGTAAGGTCATTTCGATTGATTGGTGACCAAGGATTTGTTGTAAGACCTCTATCCGTAATCCGGCGTTGAGCATGTCTGTGGCAAAAGTGTGGCGCAGGCAATGGAAGCTGTACCCATAGTGGGATAAATCGGCCCTTTTGAGAATTTGAACAAATGCCTTTCTCGCTGCCGCATATGATATTTTCTCATTTCGCGGACTGTAGAAAAGATAGTCCTTTTGCAGGTCCCTTCTTTTCAGCCATTCGCGAAGGGCAGAGTCAGCATCTGAGCTGAAGTAAACCACACGACCCTGGTCATTTTTTTCTGCCAGGTAAATCAAGATCTTCCTTTCCGGGAGAACGATGTCTGAGATTTTCACATTGAGCAATTCGCCAATTCTCAGGCCTGTCCGCAGTAAAAGAAGGACCAAGGCGTGATTTCGAGGGTTGCCGGTGGCTGAAAGCAAAAGGTCGACATGTTCCGACGGAATAGCTCTGGGTAAAGAGTCAGGTGGCTTCAGTCGAATCTTTTTAGATAGAACTGCCAGTGGAAGAATCTTTCGTTCAACCAGGAAGATAAGAAACGTGTACACACTTCTTAAATTGCATATTACCGAGTTTGCCTTCAACCCACGATCCTGCCCATGCTCGACGAAGGCACAGATATCTTGACGGGTAACGCTGAAAATATTGGCACCTGTTTTGTCCAAGAACTGCAGGAAGGATAAGACTACATAGGCGGCCTGTTTTATGGTGAAAATCGAGTTGTTTTTACGATATTTTTCTCGAAGATAGGTCACGGCGAGGTCAGCTCCGATCAGACCAGTACCTGTGAGCCGAGAACAAAGATGATCGACTTCTTGATGTTTTTTGCTGGTGCATCCGTCAGGTGGTGACCAGTCTGATTGAGGTGGAGAGCTTGGAGGGGATCTTAGGAATCTTGCTTCGTCTGGGGCGTCTAAAGGAAAATTGACGGAGCTGTATTTTTCCTGCAGAACAGCGGCCCACTCGCTGGAGTGATAATTGGCAGGTATCCAATGTTGTTCGGCCATGATAACCTCCTTTTTCTTTTGTAGAAAAAACAGGTTGTTATTGACCGAATTATACCATTTATCCGGCTGCTATTTTGTTACGTATAAATTGGAAATAGTATGCCCCTCCCAATTAAAGGCAATGCCGTTGACTTAAGGTTTTTCCGCCATCGAAAATCAGACAACGCACTGAAATTACAGTTTATTTAACTTTGCAGCGATGTTATTATCCTGATAACCACTTAATTTGATGGAAAAAATTAAAAAACGGAGGTTCTTGGCAATGAAGTTGCAGTGAAAATTGTGTGCCAACTAGCTGTGATGACAGCAAAAGTGAAACATATTATTCACTGGAGTTCATTTCCCGTTTTCTTCCTCAAAACAGGCAAGATATCGACGCCTCTTTTAATGACGAGGATTTCACCCGAAAGCGCAAATTACCTCTGGCCATCACCCTTGCCCTGCTCATCAACATGGTCAGGCCTGGAAAGCGTTTCGGGTACCAGGAAGTAATCAACCGGTTCTTCAGCGACACCGGGTTGGCTCATGAAAAAGGCCTCGCGCCACCGGACAAGGCAGCCTTTTTGCGAGCAAGGAAAAAAGTGCCCCTCGATGTTTTCAGCGGCCTTTTCAAGAAAGCCGTTGAAAAAGCCAATAGCCTCGCTTCAAGCTGTGGTGGGGCAAAATGGAATGGTTTTCGCCTTGTCGCCATCGATGGCACGAAAAAGAATGTCCCGTATAGCGAGGAATTAGCCCAAACATTGGGCGTTCCCCATGGAGCCCATTATCCGCAGCTTCTTTCTTGCGCGCTTTTCGATGTCTTGCTCAAGATCCCCCTCAATCTGATGTGGGGTGCGCATGACGTGAGCGAGAGGACCATAGCCCTGGAACTGATCAAAGATCTCGGCCCGGGTGATTTGCTCCTGCTTGGCCGGGGATACCCCGTCTTTGAACTCTTTGAAAAATTGCTGAGTCAGCGCACCGACTTTCTCGTACGTCTTCCGGACAACGGTTTGTTCAAGTCAGTCACCGAGTTCCTTGCCCAAGGATATCGGGATGGCAAGGTAGCCCTACAGTCTCCTAAAGAATTGGTCAGTCAGCGCTTGAAGAACGGTGAACCGGCCAACAACTTTTTATTGGCTTTGCAAATTCAACCTAGGTTGTGCCACTCAGGCAACAACCATGGCGTGTTCTGTTAGCCCTGAATACAGTATGTGAAAATTAAAAAGAAGAAAATCATCAAGCGAAAATGTCGCCCAATTCACAGCGGGTTATTTTTCCCGACAAAACGCTGCTTGTTGCATTGACAAGTTGCAGCTACCAGCGCTGGACCTTAATACAGAGTATGAGCACCGAAAACATGGTTGAAAACGAAATGTCACCAATCTTCCTTGAACTGGGCAAAGCATTGTTCATTTGCCAGTCTCTCGAAGTTAATTTACGCTCTTTAAATGCTCAACTGAGGCATGATGAAGCCGATGGAGAAGAAGAGACATTTGGCTCATCATTGGATTTCTACTCAAATGAGACGTTGGGTCAGTCAATCAATAATCTTCGCAAGCGAATTGACCTCTCATCGGACTTGAGTGACTATCTTGAGTCCGGTCTTAAAATTCGCAACGAAATCGTGCATGACTCCATGGCCAAGAATATCCAGAGATTCGCGTGTCCCAAAGGCCGACTGGAAGTGGAATCTGAACTCGCTTTCATGAAAAGGGAAATCCAGAAGCGAGACGTGCTAGTGAATAAATTGCTGAATTCTCTCTTTGCAAAGAATGAGAATGAGTTCCGGGGACGCCAGATGTAATTGATTGGGGGCATACCAAGATTTCTTAGTTGGTGCTATCCCGCATTTATCCCGATGTATCGGGAAGGTCTTGAACTGCAAGGAGGGCACCGGGTTTAACTCCTGATTTCGGTTTATTGGAAGTATCTTGACTCCGTCGTGCGGGCGCTAGCCACTCATCAGGGATGAAATAAGCAGATAAAAAGAAACTTTATAATATACAAAAAATGCTTGTTATCAAGCAATCAGATGCGAGCGATTTAGCCCATTACAGCTTTCAAACTCTACGTGCGGTTCTGGTTGCAAATAGCTGTTTTTATGGGTTAAAAGAATAGATTTACATGAAAAAGTCAGTCCCCAAGGCATCCCTTTCTTTTGGTGTCTAAATTTAGACGGATTGTTGAGCCTGGGGGTATTATCGAGAAACTACATAATTACTTGTTATGAAAATATGATAAATCAGATATCTCAACGTAGATTTGATGCTTTATGCTACGCAAGGCAACCGCATATTAGAATGATTGCCAAAGAAGTTAGGTGGTATGAGGCATTTAGCAGAAAGATTCTTGCAAATATAGTATTTGATCGAATTGATCAAGATTATGGCTATGTAATCCTCGGCAGAGATAGTAAAAAGATATTTCGTTGTATTTCTCTTGGTGTTTCAAACCCTACGGTTGAGGAGGCGGAAAAGAAGTTACTAGAAGATCTAGAAAACTACCGGGACGATGGGAACGAAGATTATCCGCAAGGAGATGAAATTGCATCTCCAAATGAAATTCTAGAACCGGTGGTAGATGAAGCAATATTACATCAGTATTTCAAAATTTTAATATACGAGCCTCGTTATGAAGCCGCTCGCAATCTAATTAAGGAAATTGTCTATAGCTACATAGACCCTGATGGTCATTACATCAAAGAGTTTCAAACAAATGGATTCGATGCTAGGCTCTGGGAGTTATATTTATATGTTTTCCTATATAATTCTGGTTTCGAGTTTCAACACGGCCATGCGGCTCCGGATTTCCATGTAAATTGGTTTGGTGAAGAACTTTTTCTAGAGGCTGTCACCGTAAATCCAAGCCAAAACCCAGACAGGCCAGACCCAGATCCACCAGAAACTCAAGAGGAAATTGATCGTTTAAAGAATGATTATTTGCCAATAAAGTACGGAAGTCCACTTTACTCAAAGCTACAAAAAAAATATTGGGAAAAAGAACACGTAAATGGCAAGCCCTTAGTTATTGCTATACATGATTTTCACATGCCTGGTTCCATGACATGGTCACACAATGCCCTTGCTGACTATCTTTATGGAATAAGAGTTAAAGGAGTTGTGAATGAAAAAGGCCAAATAATTCCTGTCGTGGAAAATGTCGAATCCCATACATGGCAAGGGAAAACCATACCTTCTAACTTTTTTTCCCAACCAGATGCTGAAAATATTAGTGCGGTTTTGTTTACCAACTCAGCAACAATTACAAAATTCAATAGAATGGGTAAGCTAGCAGGTCTTGGAAGTAAAGGGTTTAAGTTTATTCGTCAAGGTTATCGATTCAACCCAGCCCCAGATGCATATGCACCTATCCCTTTCGCCATTGATGTTGATGATGATAAATATGAAGAATCTTGGTCTGATAGTGTGATAATGTATCATAACCCAAATGCAGTTTATCCAGTCAAACCAGAATGGTTTGCAGATATCTCACATTTTTGGTGGAATCAAGAAGAGGAGACACTTGAGGGCTATATTAAAGAATTTGATGTTATAGCATCTATGACAGTGGCAATATCTCCTCATATCGATCGCCCTAAAGTATTAGACGAAGATATAAAAGCTGAATAAATAAATATCATAACAAAGCGTTTCGGGTTCCTCAGCAGAATCTGTGGGCACCCTGGGGTATCGGCAGGTCACCAAGCCCATGATATAAAGCTATTTTCAGCCCATCGTACGTGCGAAATCCATAGGATCGCTTGGTAACCACCTTTGCCTTGTTGTTAAAGCCCTCCACACAACCCAGGGCAATCGTATTTTTTGCACGAAACCAGTTGAGCAGGAGGGGGCGGTGAGCTCTCAACATTTTGGCAACCTTCTTCATCGGTTTGATTTTGGATCGCATGGTTCTTGTGCACCAGGCATCAAGAAACTTTCCAGCCCAAGCCGGTGAACTGTAGCCCCAGAATCGCTGAAAATCTTCCTTGAGCAAGTAGGCGCGGATAGTTCTGAGGTTGCATGCGAGCAGATCCTTGAGCCTGTCCACCTGTTTTTCGGTCAGATTTTCAGGTCGTTTTAAGAGGCACCAACGGCTCTTTGCAAGGAGGGGTTCTTTCCCCTTCTTCTTGAGCTCCTTGGCCTCATCGGCTCTGACCTCGTCGATAGCCTTGCTCATGTGACTCATGATATGAAACCGGTCGAGGATATTGACGGCGCCCGCTGCTTTTTCGGCAATGACGGCCAGATAGGGTTTCCACATGTCACTGCAAATAAACCGCAATTGCCGAGACCTTGCCGTGCCGAGCCAGTCGAAAAACTCTCTGAAAGTTTTGGCGGTCCTGTCGGGGCCGATCCAAAGCAGGCGCCTTTTTCCCTGGTCAAGCTGATACACCAGGGTGACAAACTTATCCTTGCGTTTGCGCCAGCAGATTTCGTCGATGCCAATGGCAGTGATCCCATCGATATTACGATAGGCGAGCCCCCAGTTGACCGCCATTTCCACCGACCTGAAGACCGTGTCCCAACTGGTTTTAAAGATTTCGGCCACTTCCTTCCAGCTCAAGCGTTTACACCATGTGGCCAGGAACCATGCGTAAGAGATCGTAAGATGGCTCTTTCCTACAACCCATGGCAGCTTTTCGACTTTGACGCCACAGGTTGGACACTGCAGCCGCCGTGGAGCATAGAGGAAAAATACCGGAATGCCCCACAAGGGCACAAAGGCAAAAGATCTGACACGCAGGGTGTCGTACCCCGGCCCCCTCTGGCCGCACTTGGAACAGATGGGTTTGCGGCCGGCCTGGGGCCGCAACGTTATCACCAATGCCGGCGGTCCGGAATCACGCCATTTGCAAGTGTCATAGATAAAACCCGGTTGTTTTTCAATACGGTTCAAGATAGTTTTAACGTGCATCCTGTCTGATCTAAGCTGAGGAGTTTTTGGAAGAAACATTCCCCCGGCAAAGTAAGGCAGGATGCATTTTATGAAACCCCCACAAAAGGACATTGGCAATAGCAGGGAGGTCCGCCTCTATCAAGGCCAAGCCCTGCGGGTGCGCGCTGCGCGCACAGCCTTGACAGAGACGAACCTCCCTGCTCATCCTGAAAGTGGCAAGGGTGACGGGGCGGCAGGTGCCCACCCCTCTCACCTCCGGAGGGGCTCAGGTTCTGGGGCTTATTTTCAAAGAGCTACCCACAAATTCTGCGGACGAGGCGCGTTTCGCCATCGCTCCACTACGTTCCGCTGGACGCGCTGAAGCGCGCCGGTGAACTTAACGTTAGAGCTCAACATGGCCATTAACGTCACTCACGACACAAAAACCGGAAGTTGGTCGTTCTCATATAAACGGCATGTTCTCGTTGCAGTGGGTTTGCTGTTTATAGGAGCAGGGCTAGCAACTTTCACTGGCCCATGGTGGCAAGGCATCCTAATTGCCTTGCTTGGCAAAGCTGATGTTACGGTACCGGAGTCATCTATATGGATTAGCGGAACGGTATTGGTTCTTATCGGATTTGGATTCATTGGATACAAATACTTGGTTGTTGATGTGCGAGACAGAGAGATTTCTGATGATCGCTCTATGCTTTCTTCCGCACCCTTTCCTATCGATTTGGTTCGATCTTATCTTGACTGGCTAATAAACGACCACTCTTTCAAATCAAGTCTGGATACCGCTTTCTATAACTCGTATACATATTTCCTGAAAAGCGAAAACAAATTCAGGCAACATGCTCTTGCTCAAGCTTATGAAGCCTATGCATTGCCAGCAAAAAATCTGCATAGCTTTTGCGCAACGAATTTCTTTGTATTCCCAGACACACCGCCCCTTGATGGGGACTACAGATACTGCTTGGCACCAGACCTTAATATAGACAGAGGCATGACAGTCTACGATAAAGCAAAGTCTGCTCAGTATGATGATATGGCAAGGGTTCTCAGCGAGCATGTGTCTGAAACCCAACGGTCATTTGAAAACTTTGTGCAAGAGCTTAAAAGGCAGGGTCATGTGTAACCCCGCTCTAACAAGGCGCTCGTGTGGGACGCTGTGCCGCTACGCGTCACGCGCCCCACAGCTTGAGCGTTATGAGTTAAGACTTCTCCTGTGAACCTTAACCGTATCACGCATGTGTCCTGGTATACTTGAAAGTTCATGGTGGAGCCTGGTCAGATTGACCTAAATAGAGCAACCAGGATCTTCGAGAGGATAAGAGACTTGTTAGTTGATCGGTATCGGGAACAAGAGAAGCAGGTTGAGAAGGATAATATAGGCAAACGGATTATGTGATGTTCAGCAGATCAAGGCAGACTGACCGGCCAAACGACCCGGTTATCCTCATGTTTTATTCATACAGGGATAGCGCATGCTTTTATCTCGCGTAAGAATACAGATAGCCGTTCGTATTATTGCCCTCAGTATCCTGCTGATCCTGAGCAATGTTCCATGGTTTCAGAGTCATGCCTCACCTCCCGCCGTCACAGCACCTCCTGTCCTACGGGTAGTTATGGACAACAACTATCCTCCTTACACCTTTATCGATCACGAGAAGCAGCCTCAAGGCATCCTGGTCGATCAGTGGCGTTTGTGGCAGGAAAAGACCGGTATCCAAGTAAAGATAACCGCCATCGACTGGAAAGACGCTCTTAGGGACATGAAGGACGGCAAATATGATGTTATAGACACTGCCTTTAAAACCGATGAAAGAAAAACCTGGCTCGATTTCGGCGGTCCCCATACCAGCATCGAGGTGGCCGCATATTTCGAAAAGGGCATAAGTGCCATCACTACAGTCGATTCTCTGCAGGGATTTGCCGTTGCCGTAAAGGAAGGCGATGCCGCCGTAAACATGCTGTTAAACCACGGAGTCAAAGATTTAATCTTTTTCAAAGGGTATGAGGATATTGCCCAGGCGGCCAAGGAACACAAGGTCAATGTTTTTGTCATCGACACTCCGCCAGCGCTCTATTTTCTTCACAAATACAACCTACAGGACAATTTCAAGGCATCACCACCGTTCCATATCGGCCAATTTCACCGTGCGGTGAAAAAAGGCAATGTTGCGATGTTGCGGAAAATCGAAGCGGGCTTTGCCTTAATCTCTCCCGATGAATTGAAAAATATCGAAAAGAAATGGCTCGGATCATCCCTTCTTCAAAAGGTGTCCCGGAACGAAATCCTGATGGCTATTGGTGCCATAGGGCTTTTTTTCCTGCTGTTCCTGATCTGGAATTATTCATTGAGAACAGCCGTGCGGAAAAGGACCGCCGAACTGGAAAACAGTCAAATAGCACTTCAGCATGAGCGCCAACGCCTGGAGTTTGTGATTGACGGTTCACGCCTTGGGGTATGGGAGTGGAACGTCCAAACCAATGAAACCGTGTTTAACGAGACCTGGGCTGAAATGCTCGGATATACTCTCAAGGAGTTAACGCCTTTTAGCTACACCACATGGGAAAAACTGCTCCATTCTGAAGATGTTGAAGTCGCCAAAGGCGCATTGTTCGCATGCGTGGAAGGAAAAACGGCCAGCTATGATTGTGAGTTCCGTATGCAGCACAAGGACGGTCATTGGGTATGGATACTTGACCGTGGCCAAGTTTTCACCCGTGACGCCGAAGGTTCTCCACTGTTGATGTTTGGCACACATACCGACATCACGACTATCAAGCGAGCCCAAGAAGTGGCTCGATCCACCAATGAAATGCTCTCGCAGTTCATCAAAAACTCACCAATTTACGCCTATATTAAAGAGGTAAGCTCTACTGGCAGCCGAACCATCAAGGCTAGCGACAATTTTCAGGACTTGGTCAATATACCGGTCGCCGAGATGGTCGGTAAAACCATGGACGAACTCTTTCCCCCCGAGTTTGCCGCGCAGATCACCGCCGACGATTGGCAGGTGTTTTCTCAAGGAAAGATCCTGCGGCGTGAAGAAGTCCTGAATGGATGCACATACACAACCATCAAGTTCCCGATTCGGTTAGGGGAAAGAAATCTTCTCGCTGGCTACACAATTGATATCACCGATCGAGTCCAGGCCGAGGCGGATCGAGAAATGATGCGGGAACAATTGATCCAGTCTCAAAAATTGGAGTCTGTAGGAAGGTTGGCGGGGGGGGTTGCTCATGATTTTAACAACATGCTCGGAGTGATTCTCGGCCATGCCGAATTGGCGATGAATAGGCTGGACACCTCCCACCTGGCCTATGAGAGTCTGAAGAATATCCACACCGCAGCAGAACGATCTGCCAATCTCACCCGCCAACTCTTGGCTTTTGCCCGTAAACAGACCGTTGCCCCCAAAGTGCTCGACCTGAACCAGACCATCGAAGGGATGGTGAACATGCTGACTCGTCTTATCGGCGAGGACATAGATCTAGCCTGGCTCCCGGGCGGCAAACTTGGGGCAATCAAAATAGATCCATCACAAATCGACCAGATCCTAGTGAATCTGTGTGTCAATGCCCGGGACGCCATCGGTGACACGGGCAAGGTCACCATCGAAACCAACACCGCTTCCTTTAATGCAGACTACTGTGCCAAACACGCTGATTTCCTTCCTGGTGAGTATGTACTTCTGGCGGTAAGCGACAACGGCTGCGGCATGCATCCCGAAACCGTAGCGCACCTGTTCGAGCCCTTCTTCACCACCAAGGACAGGGGAAAAGGAACCGGCTTGGGGTTGGCGACAGTGTACGGTATCGTCAGGCAAAATAACGGCTTTATCAATGTCTACAGTGAACCGGGTCAGGGAACTACCTTCAAGGTGTACTTGCCCCTGCATGCGACTAGGACAGGACTGGCTACACAAACAGACACGGCAGAGCCTGTAGTCCGAGGGAATGAAACCATTCTATTGGTGGAAGACGAACTGCTAATCCTCGACATGACCAGGGATATGCTCGAAATCCAGGGCTTCACCGTCCTGCCGGCAGCCACGCCGGCCGAAGCCATCCGTCTGGCAAGGGAGCATGCCTGTGAAATCCATCTGCTGATGACCGATGTGGTCATGCCGGGGATGAACGGCCGTGATTTGGCCAAGAATCTGTTAACCCTATATCCCAACCTTATTCCTTTATTCATGTCTGGCTACACAGCCAACGTTATTGCTCACCGTGGTGTACTCGACGAGGGAGTTCATTTTATCCAGAAACCCTTCACAATGAACGACCTGAGTGCCAAAATCAGAGAAGTGCTTAATTTCAGGAATGACGATTGAGCAAATTTGGTATTTTTATCTGGTTGTTTAAAAAATAATCAGCATATCAAAGACCTTTGCAGTCAACATTGCTCCTGATAATATTGACTAAAAATACAAAACAAATACAAATTCACTTGCCGAGCTAATTTTATTTGCTAAAAAATCAAAAAATAATTCAGTTTTTATGGAAAAAAAATTAAATAAAAAACAAGTCCAGAACTTGTTTATAAAGTTTTCTTACCCTCTTCTTAAATCAGCAATCACTGATCACCAGAAAAAAGTATCTCTTGGTATAGCTAAAACTCTGTGGGTAGCCCTTGTTGGTGAAAATGATACAGAAAAGCAAATTTATAATATCTTAAATGACATTTTGAATGGTAAGCACGAGGCTAATATACAGATAGGCTCTCTTTATTACTTCAAAATGAAGGCAGCGCTGACAGAGAATGAAATTAAATCGCTCATATCTTATTATAGTATCGATAAAAATATTAAAAGCTTGGAACAATGGCTGGATTAAGTAGTTTAGGTTATAAAAAATAGCGAACCAGATGACTCGTTACGATTTTTATACTGGATTCATATATCTCCTGTAGGTCATGACCGGTTGGAAATATGTAGGCTACCATTGATTATCATCATTTACTTCGATTAACGGAATGGAGGAAGAAAATGATTGGCGACATAGAGAGAATTATATCATCTATTGCACAGCTCGGAATAATCCAGCACGTTGTAGAATATTTTAAAAATAAAAAAGCTATCCGTAGCATATTCTACTCATCAATTTTGAAAGCAAAAAGAGAGACATTTTTTTATATCCGTGAATTTATTAATAAAGGAAAATTTAATATTGAAAAAGAAAAACAACTCTCTGAAATTTGGGATGATGCATCAATAGAAGCTATAGAAATATCTGATGTTGCAAGTGAGTTATGTAGAAATATATCTGAAATGTTCCAGAATGATAAAATTTCAGTAAATCAATTAAGGAAAAAAGTTCATAGAGTATTTATTACATTTGACGATGGAATGGCAAACGTTGTTGTTGATATAGATAATAATATGATATTCCTTGTTCATGATGGGTGCACATTGTCTAATCTTCTCTCTGATACAGATAATATTATCGGGAATCATATTGAGATACCAGAAGTTTCTATCTCGTTAAATGTAGGCATGCCTGATATCGCCTCGATCTTTGAAAACAAT
Coding sequences within it:
- a CDS encoding tyrosine-type recombinase/integrase, producing MHLTESVLNYRRYLKRKNYSPHTVKNYLHRLQRFFAWLPVPLEAARRENVKWYIDFLLQHQISAQTINGHLVVIRMFYEFLKDEGEIKVDNPVGKGLLLRVAKPLPRHLRDVDIPRFFEVVTRSRDQAIFMLMLRCGLRVEEVADLTLDAIDYQRNRILVKSGKGGKDRVVFISNDATDALAAYLRIRFHTNEQKVFLVEKGPLKGKPISVRGIQKRIEYYSKKSGIAVSCHQLRHTMATQLLNADADLVTIQYLLGHTRIKTTMRYCHLSNMKAQRDYYRAVDRIIEKSKSTPAENAEN
- a CDS encoding tyrosine-type recombinase/integrase, with translation MAEQHWIPANYHSSEWAAVLQEKYSSVNFPLDAPDEARFLRSPPSSPPQSDWSPPDGCTSKKHQEVDHLCSRLTGTGLIGADLAVTYLREKYRKNNSIFTIKQAAYVVLSFLQFLDKTGANIFSVTRQDICAFVEHGQDRGLKANSVICNLRSVYTFLIFLVERKILPLAVLSKKIRLKPPDSLPRAIPSEHVDLLLSATGNPRNHALVLLLLRTGLRIGELLNVKISDIVLPERKILIYLAEKNDQGRVVYFSSDADSALREWLKRRDLQKDYLFYSPRNEKISYAAARKAFVQILKRADLSHYGYSFHCLRHTFATDMLNAGLRIEVLQQILGHQSIEMTLRYARLSDATRENEYLRAMTVIEKGGQNASHRISTQLQAVFEEKKLFTSHRKKLSA
- a CDS encoding transposase; this encodes MAHEKGLAPPDKAAFLRARKKVPLDVFSGLFKKAVEKANSLASSCGGAKWNGFRLVAIDGTKKNVPYSEELAQTLGVPHGAHYPQLLSCALFDVLLKIPLNLMWGAHDVSERTIALELIKDLGPGDLLLLGRGYPVFELFEKLLSQRTDFLVRLPDNGLFKSVTEFLAQGYRDGKVALQSPKELVSQRLKNGEPANNFLLALQIQPRLCHSGNNHGVFC
- a CDS encoding ISL3 family transposase, which translates into the protein MHVKTILNRIEKQPGFIYDTCKWRDSGPPALVITLRPQAGRKPICSKCGQRGPGYDTLRVRSFAFVPLWGIPVFFLYAPRRLQCPTCGVKVEKLPWVVGKSHLTISYAWFLATWCKRLSWKEVAEIFKTSWDTVFRSVEMAVNWGLAYRNIDGITAIGIDEICWRKRKDKFVTLVYQLDQGKRRLLWIGPDRTAKTFREFFDWLGTARSRQLRFICSDMWKPYLAVIAEKAAGAVNILDRFHIMSHMSKAIDEVRADEAKELKKKGKEPLLAKSRWCLLKRPENLTEKQVDRLKDLLACNLRTIRAYLLKEDFQRFWGYSSPAWAGKFLDAWCTRTMRSKIKPMKKVAKMLRAHRPLLLNWFRAKNTIALGCVEGFNNKAKVVTKRSYGFRTYDGLKIALYHGLGDLPIPQGAHRFC
- a CDS encoding transporter substrate-binding domain-containing protein, which codes for MDNNYPPYTFIDHEKQPQGILVDQWRLWQEKTGIQVKITAIDWKDALRDMKDGKYDVIDTAFKTDERKTWLDFGGPHTSIEVAAYFEKGISAITTVDSLQGFAVAVKEGDAAVNMLLNHGVKDLIFFKGYEDIAQAAKEHKVNVFVIDTPPALYFLHKYNLQDNFKASPPFHIGQFHRAVKKGNVAMLRKIEAGFALISPDELKNIEKKWLGSSLLQKVSRNEILMAIGAIGLFFLLFLIWNYSLRTAVRKRTAELENSQIALQHERQRLEFVIDGSRLGVWEWNVQTNETVFNETWAEMLGYTLKELTPFSYTTWEKLLHSEDVEVAKGALFACVEGKTASYDCEFRMQHKDGHWVWILDRGQVFTRDAEGSPLLMFGTHTDITTIKRAQEVARSTNEMLSQFIKNSPIYAYIKEVSSTGSRTIKASDNFQDLVNIPVAEMVGKTMDELFPPEFAAQITADDWQVFSQGKILRREEVLNGCTYTTIKFPIRLGERNLLAGYTIDITDRVQAEADREMMREQLIQSQKLESVGRLAGGVAHDFNNMLGVILGHAELAMNRLDTSHLAYESLKNIHTAAERSANLTRQLLAFARKQTVAPKVLDLNQTIEGMVNMLTRLIGEDIDLAWLPGGKLGAIKIDPSQIDQILVNLCVNARDAIGDTGKVTIETNTASFNADYCAKHADFLPGEYVLLAVSDNGCGMHPETVAHLFEPFFTTKDRGKGTGLGLATVYGIVRQNNGFINVYSEPGQGTTFKVYLPLHATRTGLATQTDTAEPVVRGNETILLVEDELLILDMTRDMLEIQGFTVLPAATPAEAIRLAREHACEIHLLMTDVVMPGMNGRDLAKNLLTLYPNLIPLFMSGYTANVIAHRGVLDEGVHFIQKPFTMNDLSAKIREVLNFRNDD